One part of the Streptomyces sp. NBC_00286 genome encodes these proteins:
- the alaS gene encoding alanine--tRNA ligase encodes MESAEIRRRWLSFFEERGHTVVPSASLIADDPTLLLVNAGMVPFKPYFLGEVKPPYARATSVQKCVRTPDIEEVGKTTRHGTFFQMCGNFSFGDYFKEGAIKYAWELLTLPQDKGGYGLEPEKLWITVYKEDDEAERIWRDVVGVPIERIQRLGMKDNYWSMGVPGPCGPCSEINYDRGPEFGVEGGPAVNDERYVEIWNLVFMQYERGEGSGKEDFPILGDLPAKNIDTGLGFERLAMILQGVQNMYEIDTSMAVINKATELTGVRYGDAHDSDVSLRVVTDHIRTSVMLIGDGVTPGNEGRGYVLRRIMRRAIRNMRLLGATGPVVQDLIDVVIGMMGQQYPELITDRERIEKVALAEEAAFLKTLKAGTNILDTAVTETKATGGTVLAGDKAFLLHDTWGFPIDLTLEMAAEQGLSVDEDGFRRLMKEQRERAKADAKAKKTGHADLGAYREIADNSGETEFIGYSDIEGESKIVGILVDGVSSPAATEGDEVEIVLDRTPFYAEGGGQIGDTGRIKVDSGAVIEVRDCQKPVPGVYVHKGVVQVGEVTVGASAQAVIDVRRRKAIARAHSATHLTHQALRDALGPTAAQAGSENQPGRFRFDFGSPSAVPTAVMTDVEQKINEVLARDLDVHADVMGIDEARKQGAIAEFGEKYGDRVRVVTIGDFSKELCGGTHVHNTAQLGLVKLLGESSIGSGVRRIEALVGVDAYNFLAREHTVVAQLQELIKGRPEELPEKVSAMLGKLKDAEKEIEKFRAEKVLQAAAGLAQGAKDVRGVALVTGQVPDGTGADDLRKLVLDVRGRIPGDRAAVVALFTAVGGKPLTVIATNEAARERGLKAGDLVRTAAKTLGGGGGGKPDLAQGGGQNAAAIGEAVDAVERLVAETAK; translated from the coding sequence ATGGAGTCGGCTGAGATTCGCCGCCGCTGGCTGAGCTTCTTCGAGGAGCGCGGGCACACCGTCGTCCCTTCGGCGTCGCTCATCGCGGACGACCCGACTCTGCTCCTGGTCAACGCGGGCATGGTGCCCTTCAAGCCGTACTTCCTCGGTGAGGTCAAGCCGCCGTACGCCCGCGCCACCAGCGTCCAGAAGTGCGTCCGTACTCCGGACATCGAAGAGGTCGGCAAGACCACCCGGCACGGCACGTTCTTCCAGATGTGCGGCAACTTCTCCTTCGGGGACTACTTCAAGGAAGGCGCCATCAAGTACGCCTGGGAGCTGCTCACGCTGCCCCAGGACAAGGGTGGGTACGGCCTGGAGCCGGAGAAGCTCTGGATCACCGTCTACAAGGAGGACGACGAGGCCGAGCGCATCTGGCGCGACGTCGTGGGAGTCCCCATCGAGCGCATCCAGCGTCTCGGCATGAAGGACAACTACTGGTCCATGGGCGTTCCTGGCCCCTGCGGCCCCTGCTCCGAGATCAACTACGACCGCGGCCCCGAGTTCGGCGTAGAGGGAGGCCCCGCCGTCAACGACGAGCGGTACGTGGAGATCTGGAACCTGGTCTTCATGCAGTACGAGCGCGGGGAGGGCTCCGGCAAGGAGGACTTCCCGATCCTCGGTGACCTGCCCGCCAAGAACATCGACACCGGCCTCGGTTTCGAGCGCCTCGCCATGATTCTGCAGGGCGTGCAGAACATGTACGAGATCGACACCTCCATGGCCGTCATCAACAAGGCCACCGAGCTGACCGGCGTCCGCTACGGCGACGCTCACGACAGCGACGTGTCCCTGCGCGTGGTCACCGACCACATCCGTACGTCCGTGATGCTCATCGGCGACGGCGTCACACCCGGCAACGAGGGCCGCGGCTACGTCCTGCGCCGCATCATGCGCCGCGCCATCCGCAACATGCGCCTGCTCGGCGCCACCGGCCCGGTCGTCCAAGACCTGATCGACGTCGTCATCGGGATGATGGGCCAGCAGTACCCCGAGCTCATCACCGACCGCGAGCGCATCGAGAAGGTCGCCCTCGCCGAGGAGGCCGCCTTCCTCAAGACCCTGAAGGCCGGCACGAACATCCTCGACACCGCAGTCACGGAGACCAAGGCCACCGGTGGCACCGTCCTCGCCGGCGACAAGGCCTTCCTGCTCCACGACACCTGGGGCTTCCCGATCGACCTCACCCTCGAAATGGCCGCCGAGCAGGGCCTTTCGGTGGACGAGGACGGCTTCAGGCGCCTGATGAAGGAGCAGCGGGAGCGCGCCAAGGCCGACGCCAAGGCCAAGAAGACCGGCCACGCCGACCTGGGTGCCTACCGCGAGATCGCCGACAACTCGGGCGAGACCGAATTCATCGGCTACTCGGACATCGAGGGCGAGTCGAAGATCGTCGGCATCCTCGTCGACGGCGTCTCGTCGCCCGCCGCCACCGAGGGCGACGAGGTCGAGATCGTCCTCGACCGCACCCCCTTCTACGCCGAGGGCGGCGGCCAGATCGGCGACACCGGCCGCATCAAGGTCGACTCCGGTGCCGTCATCGAGGTCCGCGACTGCCAGAAGCCGGTCCCGGGTGTGTACGTCCACAAGGGCGTCGTCCAGGTCGGCGAGGTCACCGTCGGCGCCTCCGCCCAGGCCGTCATCGACGTACGCCGCCGCAAGGCCATCGCCCGCGCCCACTCGGCCACGCACCTCACGCACCAGGCCCTGCGCGACGCCCTCGGCCCGACGGCCGCCCAGGCCGGTTCCGAGAACCAGCCCGGCCGCTTCCGCTTCGACTTCGGCTCCCCGTCTGCTGTACCCACGGCCGTGATGACCGACGTCGAGCAGAAGATCAACGAAGTGCTCGCCCGCGACCTGGACGTCCACGCCGATGTCATGGGCATCGACGAGGCCAGGAAGCAGGGCGCCATCGCCGAGTTCGGCGAGAAGTACGGCGACCGCGTACGCGTCGTCACCATCGGCGACTTCTCCAAGGAGCTGTGCGGCGGCACGCACGTCCACAACACCGCCCAGCTCGGCCTGGTCAAGCTGCTCGGCGAGTCGTCCATCGGTTCCGGCGTACGCCGTATCGAGGCCCTGGTCGGCGTCGACGCCTACAACTTCCTGGCCCGCGAGCACACGGTCGTCGCCCAGCTCCAGGAGCTGATCAAGGGGCGTCCCGAGGAGCTGCCCGAGAAGGTCTCCGCCATGCTCGGCAAGCTGAAGGACGCCGAGAAGGAGATCGAGAAGTTCCGGGCGGAGAAGGTCCTCCAGGCCGCCGCCGGTCTCGCCCAGGGCGCCAAGGACGTACGCGGTGTCGCTCTCGTCACCGGCCAGGTCCCGGACGGCACCGGCGCCGACGACCTGCGTAAGCTGGTCCTCGACGTGCGCGGCCGTATCCCGGGCGACCGGGCCGCCGTGGTCGCCCTGTTCACCGCCGTGGGCGGCAAGCCGCTGACGGTCATCGCCACCAACGAGGCCGCCCGCGAGCGCGGCCTCAAGGCCGGCGACCTGGTCCGTACGGCCGCCAAGACCCTCGGCGGCGGCGGTGGCGGCAAGCCCGACCTCGCCCAGGGCGGTGGCCAGAACGCGGCCGCCATCGGCGAGGCCGTCGACGCCGTCGAGCGTCTTGTGGCCGAGACGGCCAAGTGA
- a CDS encoding DUF6167 family protein, which produces MFRRTFWFTAGAAAGVWATTKVNRKLKQLTPESLANQAAVKAIEAGHRLKDFALDVRDGMAQREAELDEALGLNANPELPSPRRFAALENSNHPKYSKNPTYAERSTYSYNRNEDH; this is translated from the coding sequence ATGTTCCGCCGTACGTTCTGGTTCACCGCCGGCGCAGCCGCCGGGGTCTGGGCCACCACCAAGGTCAACCGCAAGCTCAAGCAGCTGACGCCCGAAAGCCTCGCGAACCAGGCCGCGGTCAAGGCGATCGAAGCGGGCCACCGTCTCAAGGACTTCGCGCTCGACGTCCGCGACGGCATGGCCCAGCGCGAGGCCGAACTCGACGAGGCCCTAGGGCTGAACGCGAACCCCGAGCTGCCCTCCCCGCGGCGCTTCGCCGCCCTGGAGAACAGCAACCACCCGAAGTACAGCAAGAACCCGACGTACGCCGAGCGGTCGACGTACTCGTACAACCGGAATGAGGACCACTGA
- the hisS gene encoding histidine--tRNA ligase, whose protein sequence is MSTFKAPKGTYDLIPPDSAKYLAVREAIAAPLRNSGYGYIETPGFESVELFARGVGESTDIVTKEMYAFETKGGDKLALRPEGTASVLRAALEANLHKLGNLPVKLWYSGSYYRYERPQKGRYRHFSQVGAEAIGAEDPALDAELIILADQAYRSLGLRDFRILLNSLGDKECRPVYRAALQDFLRGLELDEDTLRRAQINPLRVLDDKRDDVQKQLVGAPLLRDFLCDACKAYHEEVRELITAAGVSFEDDPKLVRGLDYYTRTTFEFVHDGLGSQSAVGGGGRYDGLSEMIGGPALPSVGWALGVDRTVLALEAEGVELQLPASTSVFAVPLGEEARRVLFGVVTELRKVGVAADFSYGGKGLKGAMKSANRSGARYAIVAGERDLSEGVVQLKDMGSGEQEAVGVNEIVAELEARLG, encoded by the coding sequence GTGAGCACCTTCAAGGCCCCCAAGGGCACGTACGACCTGATTCCCCCGGACAGCGCGAAGTACCTCGCCGTGCGCGAGGCGATCGCCGCGCCGCTGCGGAACTCCGGTTACGGGTACATCGAGACACCCGGCTTCGAGAGCGTCGAGCTCTTCGCGCGCGGGGTCGGTGAGTCCACCGACATCGTGACCAAGGAGATGTACGCCTTCGAGACCAAGGGCGGCGACAAGCTCGCACTGCGGCCCGAGGGCACCGCTTCCGTGCTGCGCGCCGCGCTCGAGGCCAACCTCCACAAGCTGGGCAACCTGCCGGTCAAGCTCTGGTATTCGGGCTCCTACTACCGCTACGAGCGCCCACAGAAGGGCCGTTACCGCCACTTCTCGCAGGTTGGCGCTGAGGCCATCGGGGCCGAAGACCCAGCGCTGGACGCCGAGTTGATCATCCTGGCGGACCAGGCGTACCGCTCGCTGGGCCTGCGCGACTTCCGGATTCTGCTCAACTCGCTGGGCGACAAGGAGTGCCGTCCGGTGTACCGGGCAGCGCTGCAGGACTTCCTGCGCGGGCTCGAACTCGACGAGGACACGTTGCGCCGCGCGCAGATCAACCCGCTGCGGGTCCTGGACGACAAGCGCGACGATGTGCAGAAGCAGCTCGTAGGGGCGCCGCTGCTGCGCGACTTCCTGTGCGACGCGTGCAAGGCCTACCACGAGGAAGTGCGTGAGCTGATCACGGCCGCCGGCGTCTCCTTCGAGGACGACCCGAAGCTGGTGCGCGGCCTGGACTACTACACGCGGACCACTTTTGAGTTCGTGCACGACGGTCTGGGCTCGCAGTCCGCGGTGGGCGGCGGCGGCCGCTACGACGGCCTCTCGGAGATGATCGGCGGGCCCGCGCTGCCGTCGGTCGGCTGGGCGCTGGGCGTCGACCGTACGGTCCTTGCTCTGGAGGCGGAGGGTGTCGAGCTCCAACTGCCTGCGTCCACCAGTGTGTTCGCGGTGCCGCTCGGCGAGGAGGCCCGGCGGGTGCTCTTCGGGGTCGTCACCGAGCTGCGGAAGGTCGGCGTCGCGGCGGACTTCTCGTACGGCGGGAAGGGGCTCAAGGGGGCGATGAAGAGCGCGAACCGTAGTGGGGCGCGGTACGCGATCGTCGCGGGCGAACGTGACCTCTCCGAGGGCGTCGTTCAGCTCAAGGACATGGGGTCCGGGGAGCAGGAGGCCGTCGGGGTGAACGAGATCGTGGCGGAGCTGGAGGCCCGGCTGGGGTGA
- the ruvX gene encoding Holliday junction resolvase RuvX, whose product MRRGRRLAIDVGDARIGVASCDPDGILATPVETVPGRDVPAAQRRLKQLVEEYEPIEIVVGLPRSLKGGEGPAAVKVRAFAQELARMVAPVPVRLVDERMTTVTASQGLRASGVKAKKGRSVIDQAAAVIILQQALESERVSGKAPGDGVEVVI is encoded by the coding sequence ATGCGCCGCGGCCGCCGGCTCGCCATCGACGTCGGGGACGCCCGGATCGGGGTCGCCTCCTGCGACCCCGACGGGATCCTCGCCACCCCGGTGGAAACCGTCCCCGGCCGCGATGTCCCGGCAGCTCAGCGGCGGTTGAAGCAACTCGTCGAGGAGTACGAGCCGATCGAGATCGTCGTCGGCCTCCCTCGCTCCCTCAAGGGGGGCGAGGGCCCGGCCGCGGTCAAGGTCCGTGCCTTCGCTCAGGAATTGGCCCGCATGGTCGCCCCGGTTCCGGTCAGACTCGTGGACGAGAGGATGACCACAGTCACGGCCAGTCAGGGACTGCGTGCCTCCGGCGTGAAAGCCAAGAAGGGCAGGTCGGTTATCGACCAGGCCGCCGCCGTCATCATCCTGCAGCAGGCGCTGGAATCCGAACGGGTGTCAGGTAAAGCTCCCGGGGATGGCGTCGAAGTGGTCATCTGA
- the rpsD gene encoding 30S ribosomal protein S4 produces MANQSRPKVKKSRALGIALTPKAVKYFEARPYPPGEHGRGRKQNSDYKVRLLEKQRLRAQYDVSERQLVRAYERAAKTQGKTGEALVIELERRLDALVLRSGIARTIYQARQMVTHGHIEVNGHKVDKPSFRVKPDDVVMVRERSREKPLFQVAREGGFAPDGETPRYLQVNLRALAFRLDREPNRKEIPVICDEQLVVEYYAR; encoded by the coding sequence GTGGCGAATCAGTCCCGCCCCAAGGTCAAGAAGTCGCGTGCCCTCGGCATCGCGCTGACCCCGAAGGCCGTCAAGTACTTCGAGGCCCGCCCCTACCCGCCGGGCGAGCACGGCCGCGGCCGCAAGCAGAACTCGGACTACAAGGTCCGTCTGCTCGAGAAGCAGCGCCTGCGCGCGCAGTACGACGTGTCCGAGCGCCAGCTCGTCCGCGCCTACGAGCGTGCCGCCAAGACGCAGGGCAAGACCGGTGAGGCCCTGGTCATCGAGCTCGAGCGCCGTCTCGATGCGCTGGTCCTGCGTTCGGGCATCGCCCGCACGATCTACCAGGCCCGCCAGATGGTCACCCACGGCCACATCGAGGTCAACGGCCACAAGGTCGACAAGCCGTCCTTCCGCGTCAAGCCCGACGACGTCGTGATGGTCCGCGAGCGCAGCCGCGAGAAGCCGCTGTTCCAGGTCGCGCGCGAGGGTGGCTTCGCCCCCGACGGCGAGACCCCCCGCTACCTCCAGGTGAACCTCCGCGCCCTGGCCTTCCGCCTGGACCGGGAGCCGAACCGCAAGGAGATCCCGGTGATCTGCGACGAGCAGCTCGTCGTCGAGTACTACGCCCGCTGA
- a CDS encoding MBL fold metallo-hydrolase codes for MLIAGFPAGAWGTNCYLVAPAAGEECVIIDPGHEAAEGVEETLKKHRLKPVAVVLTHGHLDHVASVVPVCGAHGVPAWIHPEDRYMMNDPSMGLGRSVGMPLLGELTVGEPDDVKELTDGAKLELAGLELSVAHAPGHTKGSVTFRMPEAADIPPIFFSGDLLFAGSIGRTDLPGGDMAEMLDSLARVCLPLDDSTVVLSGHGPQTTIGQERATNPYLRQVAAGLEADPASAPRRGM; via the coding sequence GTGCTCATTGCCGGGTTCCCCGCCGGGGCCTGGGGCACCAACTGTTATCTGGTCGCCCCCGCCGCAGGTGAGGAGTGCGTGATCATCGACCCGGGCCACGAGGCCGCCGAGGGAGTCGAGGAAACGCTCAAGAAGCATCGGCTCAAGCCGGTCGCCGTCGTCCTCACGCACGGCCACCTCGACCACGTGGCCTCGGTCGTCCCGGTGTGCGGCGCGCACGGCGTACCGGCCTGGATCCACCCCGAAGACCGGTACATGATGAACGACCCGTCGATGGGTCTCGGCCGTTCCGTCGGGATGCCGCTCCTGGGCGAGCTGACCGTGGGGGAGCCGGACGACGTCAAGGAGCTGACCGACGGCGCGAAGCTGGAGCTGGCCGGTCTGGAGCTGTCCGTCGCGCATGCGCCGGGCCATACGAAGGGGTCGGTGACCTTCCGGATGCCCGAGGCGGCGGACATTCCGCCGATCTTCTTCTCGGGCGACCTGCTGTTCGCCGGCTCCATCGGACGCACCGACCTGCCCGGCGGTGACATGGCCGAGATGCTCGACTCGCTGGCCCGCGTGTGCCTGCCGCTCGACGACTCGACCGTGGTGCTGTCCGGACACGGCCCCCAGACGACCATCGGCCAGGAGCGCGCCACCAATCCGTATCTGCGGCAGGTGGCGGCCGGCCTGGAAGCGGATCCCGCATCCGCTCCTCGACGAGGAATGTGA
- a CDS encoding vitamin K epoxide reductase family protein, translated as MSKTTVREGVSVDQARSEGPPRSVGGSRALALLLVITGAAGLLASWIITIDKFKLLEDPNFTPGCSLNPVVSCGNIMKSDQASVFGFPNPMLGLVTYAIVIGVGMSLLARATFPRWYWLTFNAGTLFGVGFCTWLMYQSLYNINSLCLWCCLAWVATIVMFWTVTAFNVRHGFLPAPGWLKGFLGEFAWVLPVLHIGIIGMLILTRWWDFWTS; from the coding sequence ATGAGCAAGACGACAGTCAGGGAAGGCGTCTCCGTCGATCAGGCACGTTCCGAGGGCCCGCCGCGCTCGGTCGGCGGAAGTCGCGCCCTCGCTCTTCTGCTGGTGATCACCGGCGCGGCCGGGCTGCTGGCCTCCTGGATCATCACGATCGACAAGTTCAAGCTCCTGGAGGACCCGAACTTCACCCCGGGCTGCAGCCTCAACCCGGTCGTCTCCTGCGGCAACATCATGAAGAGCGACCAGGCCTCGGTCTTCGGGTTCCCCAACCCGATGCTGGGCCTGGTCACCTACGCCATCGTGATCGGCGTCGGCATGAGCCTGCTGGCCCGTGCCACGTTCCCGCGCTGGTACTGGCTGACCTTCAACGCGGGCACGCTCTTCGGGGTCGGCTTCTGCACCTGGCTCATGTACCAGTCGCTCTACAACATCAACTCCCTGTGCCTGTGGTGCTGCCTCGCCTGGGTCGCCACGATCGTCATGTTCTGGACCGTGACCGCGTTCAACGTGCGGCACGGGTTCCTGCCCGCGCCCGGCTGGCTGAAGGGCTTCCTCGGCGAGTTCGCCTGGGTGCTGCCCGTACTGCACATCGGGATCATCGGCATGCTGATCCTGACGCGCTGGTGGGACTTCTGGACCAGCTGA
- a CDS encoding DUF948 domain-containing protein — translation MSGGEVAGILVAVFWAILVSFLAVALARLAQTLRATTKLVADVTDQAVPLLADASSAVRSAQTQIDRVDAIASDVQEVTSNASALSTTVASTFGGPLVKVAAFGYGVRRAIGGRREDAPAKPERRTVIVGRTVSSARREKRNSRNNRGKKD, via the coding sequence GTGTCCGGTGGAGAGGTGGCCGGGATCCTGGTGGCCGTCTTCTGGGCGATCCTGGTCTCCTTCCTCGCGGTGGCACTCGCGAGGCTGGCCCAGACGCTCAGGGCGACCACCAAGCTCGTCGCGGACGTGACCGACCAGGCCGTCCCGCTCCTGGCAGACGCCTCATCCGCGGTGCGCTCCGCGCAGACCCAGATCGACCGGGTCGACGCCATCGCCTCCGACGTCCAGGAGGTCACGTCGAACGCGTCGGCGCTCTCCACGACCGTCGCCTCCACCTTCGGCGGCCCGCTGGTGAAGGTCGCGGCCTTCGGGTACGGCGTACGCCGGGCCATCGGCGGCCGACGTGAGGACGCGCCCGCCAAGCCGGAGCGCCGCACCGTGATCGTGGGCCGCACCGTCTCGTCCGCGCGACGGGAGAAGCGGAACAGCCGGAACAACCGGGGTAAGAAGGACTGA
- a CDS encoding replication-associated recombination protein A, with amino-acid sequence MEPDLFTAAAEERQEKDPSSSPLAVRMRPRILDEVVGQQHLLKPGSPLRRLVGEGGSGPAGPSSVILWGPPGTGKTTLAYVVSKATNKRFVELSAITAGVKEVRTVIDGARRATGGYGKETVLFLDEIHRFSKAQQDSLLPAVENRWVTLIAATTENPYFSVISPLLSRSLLLTLEPLTDDDLRGLIKRALTDERGLKDAVTLPEDTEEHLLRIAGGDARRALTALEAAAGSALDKGETEVTLQTLEETVDRAAVKYDRDGDQHYDVASALIKSIRGSDVDAALHYLARMIEAGEDPRFIARRLMISASEDIGLADPNALPIAVAAAQAVAMIGFPEAALTLSHATIALALAPKSNAATTAIGAAMEDVRKGLAGPVPPHLRDGHYKGAAKLGHAQGYVYPHDLPEGIAAQQYAPDAIKEREYYTPTRHGAEARYADAVEWTRKHLGRKQS; translated from the coding sequence GTGGAGCCCGACCTGTTCACCGCCGCAGCAGAAGAACGCCAGGAGAAGGACCCGTCCAGCAGTCCCCTGGCCGTACGGATGCGCCCGCGCATCCTGGACGAAGTCGTGGGCCAGCAGCACCTGTTGAAGCCCGGCTCGCCGCTGCGCAGACTGGTCGGCGAGGGTGGCTCCGGGCCTGCCGGACCCTCCTCCGTGATCCTCTGGGGCCCGCCCGGCACCGGCAAGACGACCCTCGCGTACGTCGTCTCCAAGGCCACCAACAAGCGCTTCGTGGAGCTCTCCGCGATCACCGCGGGCGTCAAGGAGGTCCGCACGGTCATCGACGGAGCCCGCCGCGCCACCGGCGGCTACGGCAAGGAGACCGTGCTCTTCCTGGACGAGATCCACCGCTTCAGCAAGGCCCAGCAGGACTCCCTGCTCCCGGCCGTCGAGAACCGCTGGGTGACCCTGATCGCCGCGACCACCGAGAACCCGTACTTCTCGGTGATCTCCCCCCTCCTCTCCCGCTCCCTGCTCCTCACCCTCGAACCGCTCACGGACGACGACCTGCGCGGTCTCATCAAGCGCGCGCTGACCGACGAGCGCGGCCTGAAGGACGCCGTCACGCTGCCCGAGGACACCGAGGAGCACCTGCTGCGGATTGCCGGCGGTGACGCCCGCCGCGCCCTGACCGCCCTGGAGGCCGCGGCCGGCTCCGCGCTCGACAAGGGCGAGACGGAAGTGACCCTCCAGACCTTGGAGGAGACCGTCGACCGCGCCGCCGTGAAGTACGACCGCGACGGCGACCAGCACTACGACGTGGCGAGCGCCCTGATCAAGTCCATCCGCGGCTCGGACGTGGACGCCGCACTGCACTACCTGGCCCGGATGATCGAGGCCGGCGAGGACCCCCGCTTCATCGCCCGCCGCCTGATGATCTCCGCCAGCGAGGACATCGGCCTGGCCGATCCGAACGCGCTGCCCATAGCCGTCGCCGCCGCCCAGGCGGTCGCCATGATCGGCTTCCCCGAAGCCGCGCTCACCCTCAGCCACGCGACGATCGCCCTCGCGCTGGCCCCCAAGTCGAACGCCGCGACGACGGCGATCGGCGCCGCCATGGAGGACGTACGCAAAGGGCTGGCTGGTCCCGTGCCCCCGCACCTGCGCGACGGGCACTACAAGGGCGCGGCGAAGCTCGGGCACGCCCAGGGGTACGTATATCCGCACGATCTGCCCGAGGGGATCGCCGCTCAGCAGTACGCACCGGACGCGATCAAGGAGCGGGAGTACTACACGCCGACCAGGCACGGGGCCGAGGCCCGGTACGCCGACGCGGTGGAGTGGACCAGGAAGCACCTCGGTCGGAAGCAGTCCTGA
- the mltG gene encoding endolytic transglycosylase MltG, translating to MTDYGRGQGSEPWHPEDPLFGDDGWRGQEGHAAQSSYGGQQQHYSQQPQQQNQYGDWGNGQQSGYDQGQQHYAQGQQQPYGAPDQHQYYDQNGQPYQGHNGQQGNGGWDTGQHGHSPYGAGPGDSYGGQQAGYGGQDQQAGYGGQGYQSDYYGTPDAYPPPQPPSRRQPEREAEPEPPTDWDPGPDQGEHAFFSGGGDDDEDFDDDPSDGKRGKGKGKGKGKTGKKSRNGCACLVVSLVLVGGVGGAGYYGYEFYQSRFGEAPDFAGGGTSQTVMVEIAEGSSGAAIGQELKAAGVVKSVDAFVSAHSANPEGQRIQAGVYLLKKQMSAESAVTMMLDPKSQNNMIVAPGQRNSQVYANIDTRLGLKKGTTASVAKKEYKSLGLPDWANNNDDIKDPLEGFLYPHTYAAAKGMKPEDILKKMVAQAKEKYTAYDLEAKAEELKLDNPLDVVTVASLVQAEGKTRDDYRKMAEVVYNRLDLANPQTYGALQFDSTYNYLKNKSNIDISESEINNNKDPYNTYSNKGLPPGPIGNPGDVAMKATLDPTDDGWYYFVATDGVEKTEFAKTHAEFQKLKDKFNARSGG from the coding sequence ATGACTGATTATGGCCGGGGCCAGGGCTCCGAACCGTGGCATCCCGAGGACCCGTTGTTCGGGGACGACGGATGGAGAGGACAAGAAGGGCACGCGGCCCAGTCCTCGTACGGCGGCCAGCAGCAGCACTATTCGCAGCAGCCGCAGCAGCAGAACCAGTACGGCGACTGGGGCAACGGGCAGCAGTCCGGCTACGACCAAGGGCAGCAGCACTATGCCCAGGGACAGCAGCAGCCGTACGGCGCCCCGGATCAGCACCAGTACTACGACCAGAACGGTCAGCCGTATCAGGGGCACAACGGCCAGCAGGGCAACGGGGGTTGGGACACCGGGCAGCACGGTCACAGCCCGTACGGCGCCGGGCCCGGCGACTCGTACGGAGGCCAGCAGGCTGGGTACGGCGGTCAGGATCAGCAGGCCGGGTACGGCGGTCAGGGTTACCAGTCCGACTACTACGGCACCCCCGACGCGTACCCGCCGCCCCAGCCGCCGAGCCGTCGCCAGCCCGAACGCGAAGCCGAGCCCGAGCCGCCGACCGACTGGGACCCGGGGCCTGATCAGGGCGAGCACGCCTTCTTCTCGGGCGGCGGTGATGATGACGAGGACTTCGACGACGACCCGTCGGACGGGAAGCGCGGCAAAGGAAAAGGCAAGGGCAAGGGGAAGACCGGCAAGAAAAGCCGCAATGGCTGCGCCTGCCTGGTCGTTTCGCTTGTCCTCGTCGGTGGTGTCGGCGGCGCCGGCTATTACGGCTACGAGTTCTACCAAAGCCGTTTCGGTGAGGCGCCGGACTTTGCGGGTGGGGGCACCAGCCAGACGGTGATGGTCGAGATCGCCGAGGGCTCGAGCGGCGCCGCGATCGGCCAGGAGCTGAAAGCGGCGGGCGTCGTGAAGAGCGTCGACGCGTTCGTGTCCGCGCACTCGGCGAATCCCGAAGGCCAACGGATTCAGGCCGGCGTCTATCTCCTCAAGAAACAGATGTCCGCCGAGAGCGCCGTGACCATGATGCTCGACCCCAAGAGCCAGAACAACATGATCGTGGCGCCGGGTCAGCGCAACAGCCAGGTCTACGCGAACATCGACACGAGGCTCGGACTCAAAAAGGGCACCACGGCGAGCGTCGCCAAGAAGGAATACAAGAGCCTCGGACTTCCCGACTGGGCGAACAACAACGACGACATCAAGGACCCGCTGGAAGGTTTCCTTTACCCGCACACCTATGCCGCGGCAAAGGGCATGAAGCCCGAGGACATCCTGAAGAAGATGGTCGCCCAGGCCAAGGAGAAGTACACCGCGTACGACCTTGAGGCGAAGGCCGAGGAACTCAAGCTGGACAACCCGCTGGACGTCGTCACCGTGGCGAGCCTCGTCCAGGCCGAGGGCAAGACCAGGGATGACTACCGCAAGATGGCGGAGGTGGTCTACAACCGCCTCGACCTCGCCAACCCGCAAACCTACGGGGCCCTGCAGTTCGACTCGACCTACAATTACCTGAAGAACAAGAGCAACATCGATATCAGCGAGTCGGAGATCAACAACAACAAGGACCCGTACAACACGTACTCGAACAAGGGACTGCCGCCCGGCCCGATCGGAAACCCGGGCGACGTCGCCATGAAGGCGACGCTCGATCCGACCGACGACGGCTGGTACTATTTCGTGGCGACCGACGGTGTGGAAAAGACCGAATTCGCCAAGACGCATGCCGAATTCCAGAAGCTCAAGGACAAGTTCAATGCGCGCTCGGGTGGCTGA